In Phaseolus vulgaris cultivar G19833 chromosome 3, P. vulgaris v2.0, whole genome shotgun sequence, the sequence CAGAACAACACAAGGAATCCTCAACTGCAGATTCAAAGGAGAAAAAAACATCACAAGGTTTTTCTCTACATTGTTTTTTACTTCTATGATGTAGTGAGTATTAGAAGTAGATTCTTTCTAGTTCTTTTTCGGAAACAAGTAATAACAGTATGAGAGGAAGGGATGGATGATCTTGGAATTGATTGCATTTGAAAGTGCATTAAGTTTTTAATAGAATTTACTAGTCAGCACTGTTTTGGAATTAGTATGTTGATGGTTCATAAGAGTTAGATAAGCATAGGAATTTATTGCAGTTCATTTATAGCGTTCTTAAGggctactatttttttttaattcatgtaCTCCTTAATCCAAAATATTGATGCAAGATTCTTAGGTGCTTGCAActtcttgtaatttttttgcATTCTCACCTAGTCCATGGGAAAACCAAACATTTTCTTCTCTTGTGGTTGGGTGAAAACAACAATAAGGATATATGCAACTATTACCAATTTCTTTACAATTGTCCATTCAAATAGGTGATGAAATTGGAAAGGAATTTCTTAGCTCGTGGAAGTCCATGTCAATGGAAGATGATGATGCAATTGACTTTGGCTTTGACACTGTTTCTAAAGGAAAGAAGAAGCCATTTGACTTCGAAAAAATGTAAGTCTTCCTAACTTACTAAAGTTAATTTAGGTTTTGAAAAGGGAAATATAGACGGCAAGGGTGCTGTTATTGGTTTCATTCTGAATCCTCTGTTTTAAAATGCTTTTAGTTTGTCAGGTTCGATATTTTACACTTAAACTGGAGAAGGGTGATACAATAAATTCAAAGTTcataaatttgatattttttgcaTTTCTATAGTGGTTATgatgttttatataaaaagagaTTTTCATTTAAGCAACAGATTACCAGGATAAACATGTGCTTATGTAGTACAGCTTTGACTTATGACTTTGTAGTTCCTAATTCAACTTGTTACAAATAATCCTTGGTAGGGACCTTAATTTTAATCTGGATGGTGAGTTTGGCAAGATATCATCATTTAAGTTGGACATGTCAGATCTTGATTTTACATGCCCACCAAAGAAGAATTCCCAGTCTAAGGATAAGAAAGGAGAAGTTTCTGGAGCAAAACGGGGAAAGCAAGATGAGTTTAACTTCAACTTTGATTTTAACGAGTAAGTAGGTGAAAATATTTGAGGCTATAATCATTTAATGCACACATTTGTTATGTTTGGTTTCTGAAGCATCAGTTGAGTGATTTGAAGGTATATGTCTATTCTTAAAATTTTGTATCATTTTAATGGCATAGGTTGGATAGCTTCAATCTTGATTCGAGCTTCATGCAAGTAGATACTACTTCCAACAGTAATCCAAGAAAAAAGGTAGTAAATAACGAAGGAAGTGATGAAGAATGTGCTAAAAGGCCTAAAAGCAATACTGATGAAGGTGTTCGTGCATCTAATGATAGCACGGCTGTGAAGTCCCATGCACCAGAGGGGGTTGAAACATTTAAGGTTGAGACAAAGGTTGGTAACCTAGGGAATCTAGTTTCCAAACAGGATGGTTCTGTTTCCAATATTTCATCCTCTGGGAATCTTGACATGCAAGAAAGAGACTTACCTGAGAAGGAAAATTTAACAGAATCAATATCTGAGCAGGTTATCGATATGCCATGTTCTGAGGCAGTAGGTCAGAGTGATTCAGAACAGCACACTATCTCAGATCAGCATACAGAGGTTATTTCATCCGGAACAAGAGAGAGTGGTGTTTCTGGAGATAAACAAGAAATTACTCATAGGACAACATATCAATGTACGGAAATGTTTTCTTCTGGAACCAGAGAAATTAATGTTTCGGGTGACACACAAGAGATTAATGATAAGGCAACAAATATGAAACCTGATACTGTTGACTTACAATTGGAGCCTTCCTCCTCACATCACATCACTAAGTCAGATAACAGTGTTGGAGAAGCAATTACTCTAGGTAGAAATGCCCAAGGAGTTACTAATGACCCTGAGCCAGAAAATAGGTATACAAgttatgaaaatattaataaatctGATGCCTTGAAGGAGATTTCATGCCATAATGACAACAAAGAAACAACTTCAGTGTGTCACTTGGCTCCTGCAAACAGGTAAAATTATCACGACCATTTTACTATTATGtctttatgaatattatattatagtttCTTTCAGTTATTAGCTGAGTTTCTGACAATTCTGTTCGGTAAGGTAGCAGGCATGGTTTTTTCCCCTTCAGATATATACTGTTTTCACAATTTCACTCATTTGATGCAGTAAATGTGTAGTGGAAAAGATGGTGTTGATTAAAGATAATAAACTCCATGATATGCAGTCAAGTATGTTTAGCACACCAGAGGGCAACAGATCTTTAAAGCAGTCATCCACAGTTGGGACCAAGGGTATTTCCCTTGGCAACAAAAAAAATACTGAAATGGTCCTTGGATCCATCACTCAAAAACGGTGTGTTATGCTTGTGAAACGATTATAGTTATTGCCGTAGAATGGTAAAATGTCTGATTTATATCTCTTAACAGGGAGAACTTGAGGCCAAAAGACACAAAATTTGGAAGCAAAATGGCAGCTGATTCCCTCACAGATTCCAGCAAACTAATGAAGGATGCAGCAGCGTTGCTTGGTAATAAAGATGATCTTAGAAGTAGTAGCGATACCAGGTAATATGTATGTTCCTGTGAATCTGTAAAACTAGAAGTTTCTTACTTTCTAGTGACTCTTTTCCACTAGCGCTGGATAAATGATATTTTGGCATAAGTTAGATTGTTACTTCATTGTAATGAATGTGACTGTTACTTCTGGTCATGCTCAGGGAGGGCATTGTTTCTGATGTGACACCATGTTCAGGAACGTTGGCAGGAAATAAACAATCATTTTGTGAAGAAGTAAATAACAGCAAGATCACAGTTCTAGAAAGGGCCATGCCAAACAAAGATGTTAATATGTTGAGGTAAGGCAACTTTGTGTGAAAGATATGACTTGATCTTTATAAATAGAGAAATATGTACAACCAGTATTATCCAATCGAAATTCGAatcatgaattattttttatttattttgaatagtaagATAGATGATAAATAAACTTATAAATCTACATAAatatagagaaaataaaaaaacaaagaatataataaaaattatatactaatttaaactaattttcttttttaaaaaaattaacaaagttTATAACATGAA encodes:
- the LOC137806522 gene encoding uncharacterized protein At4g18490 isoform X2, translating into MTEQHKESSTADSKEKKTSQGDEIGKEFLSSWKSMSMEDDDAIDFGFDTVSKGKKKPFDFEKMDLNFNLDGEFGKISSFKLDMSDLDFTCPPKKNSQSKDKKGEVSGAKRGKQDEFNFNFDFNELDSFNLDSSFMQVDTTSNSNPRKKVVNNEGSDEECAKRPKSNTDEGVRASNDSTAVKSHAPEGVETFKVETKVGNLGNLVSKQDGSVSNISSSGNLDMQERDLPEKENLTESISEQVIDMPCSEAVGQSDSEQHTISDQHTEVISSGTRESGVSGDKQEITHRTTYQCTEMFSSGTREINVSGDTQEINDKATNMKPDTVDLQLEPSSSHHITKSDNSVGEAITLGRNAQGVTNDPEPENRYTSYENINKSDALKEISCHNDNKETTSVCHLAPANSKCVVEKMVLIKDNKLHDMQSSMFSTPEGNRSLKQSSTVGTKGISLGNKKNTEMVLGSITQKRENLRPKDTKFGSKMAADSLTDSSKLMKDAAALLGNKDDLRSSSDTREGIVSDVTPCSGTLAGNKQSFCEEVNNSKITVLERAMPNKDVNMLSSQVNLSCLTDKPAIITNQVVSVNSQPEASGKESSQKSRITSVEGNKLTLKNFKVTPALSSLKTSRILTTSLHQKETNSIVSSGQSIQIQGITRSKNDNPIDINNNKKPSTPFLKRKTIEVESMPNNLLYKQSNSGLKSPPEIKVMEVEIPDSSKHMEDNSNVEKAEAYMKELEDICSMLKKKHEEAKDLLVRAIVNDNNLLMLNHPIYEEEIRKVQKFASQLMSKGIQT
- the LOC137806522 gene encoding uncharacterized protein At4g18490 isoform X1, translating into MTEQHKESSTADSKEKKTSQGDEIGKEFLSSWKSMSMEDDDAIDFGFDTVSKGKKKPFDFEKMDLNFNLDGEFGKISSFKLDMSDLDFTCPPKKNSQSKDKKGEVSGAKRGKQDEFNFNFDFNELDSFNLDSSFMQVDTTSNSNPRKKVVNNEGSDEECAKRPKSNTDEGVRASNDSTAVKSHAPEGVETFKVETKVGNLGNLVSKQDGSVSNISSSGNLDMQERDLPEKENLTESISEQVIDMPCSEAVGQSDSEQHTISDQHTEVISSGTRESGVSGDKQEITHRTTYQCTEMFSSGTREINVSGDTQEINDKATNMKPDTVDLQLEPSSSHHITKSDNSVGEAITLGRNAQGVTNDPEPENRYTSYENINKSDALKEISCHNDNKETTSVCHLAPANSKCVVEKMVLIKDNKLHDMQSSMFSTPEGNRSLKQSSTVGTKGISLGNKKNTEMVLGSITQKRENLRPKDTKFGSKMAADSLTDSSKLMKDAAALLGNKDDLRSSSDTREGIVSDVTPCSGTLAGNKQSFCEEVNNSKITVLERAMPNKDVNMLSSQVNLSCLTDKPAIITNQVVSVNSQPEASGKESSQKSRITSVEGNKLTLKNFKVTPALSSLKTSRILTTSLHQKETNSIVSSGQSIQIQGITRSKNDNPIDINNNKKPSTPFLKRKTIEVSEADFTSLRSLKRISQSLSKSRDSKELSEEVIGEVESMPNNLLYKQSNSGLKSPPEIKVMEVEIPDSSKHMEDNSNVEKAEAYMKELEDICSMLKKKHEEAKDLLVRAIVNDNNLLMLNHPIYEEEIRKVQKFASQLMSKGIQT